A stretch of the Solanum dulcamara chromosome 6, daSolDulc1.2, whole genome shotgun sequence genome encodes the following:
- the LOC129892284 gene encoding transcription factor PIF4-like, translated as MNPCLPEWNMETELPVPHQKKSMGFDHELVELLWRNGEVVLHSQTHKKQPGYDPNECRQFNKHDQSTIRVAGNQTNLIQDDETVTWLNCSIDDSFDKEFCSPFLSDISTTPPLGEAADKSIRQSEENNKVFKFDPLEINRVLPQSHHSGFDPNPMPPPRFHTFGSAQQQHHIVGRNQKGVNFPPPIRSSNVQLGGKEARSNLMLQDIKEGSVMTVGSSHCGSNQVDTSRFSSSANRGLSTAVITDYTGKISPQSDTMDRDTFEPANTSSSSGRSGSSYARVCNQSTATNSQSHKRKSRDGEEPECQSKADELESAGGNKSAQKSGTARRSRAAEVHNLSERRRRDRINEKMKALQELLPHSTKTDKASMLDEAIEYLKSLQMQLQMMWMGSGMASMMFPGVQHYMSRMGMGMGPPSVPSIHNAMHFARLPLVDPAIALTQAASNNQAAMCQNSMLNQVDYQRHLQNSNFPEQYASYMGFHPLQGASQPINIFGLGSHTAQQSQQLPHPTNSNAPTT; from the exons ATGAATCCTTGTCTTCCTGAATGGAATATGGAGACTGAACTTCCTGTTCCACATCAAAAGAAGTCCATGGG atttgatcatgagctaGTGGAGTTGTTGTGGCGAAATGGGGAGGTTGTATTACATAGCCAAACACATAAAAAGCAGCCAGGCTATGATCCTAATGAATGCAGACAGTTTAACAAACATGATCAATCAACAATAAGAGTTGCTGGAAATCAGACTAATTTGATTCAAGATGATGAAACTGTCACGTGGCTCAATTGCTCTATCGATGATTCGTTTGACAAAGAATTTTGTTCCCCTTTCTTATCTGATATTTCAACAACTCCTCCCCTAGGGGAGGCTGCTGATAAGTCAATTAGGCAATCAGAGGAAAATAATAAGGTTTTCAAGTTTGATCCTTTAGAGATCAACCGTGTTCTTCCGCAATCACATCATTCTGGTTTCGATCCAAATCCAATGCCCCCTCCAAGATTTCACACCTTTGGATCAGCACAACAGCAACATCATATAGTAGGGAGGAATCAGAAAGGTGTTAACTTTCCTCCACCAATAAGGTCCTCCAATGTGCAACTTGGTGGCAAAGAAGCTAGAAGCAATCTGATGCTGCAAGATATTAAAGAGGGGTCTGTGATGACAGTTGGTTCAAGCCACTGTGGCAGCAATCAAGTTGATACTAGCCGGTTTTCAAGTAGTGCAAATAGAGGGTTGTCTACAGCAGTGATCACTGACTATACCGGAAAAATCAGTCCACAAAGTGATACAATGGACCGAGACACATTTGAACCAGCTAATACATCTTCGTCTTCAGGAAGATCGGGTAGTAGTTATGCAAGAGTGTGTAATCAATCTACAGCAACCAATAGCCAGAGCCACAAAAGGAAGAGTAGAGATGGTGAAGAACCAGAATGCCAGAGTAAA GCTGATGAGCTAGAATCAGCTGGAGGAAACAAGTCAGCCCAAAAATCTGGAACTGCCCGAAGGAGCCGTGCTGCAGAAGTGCATAACCTCTCTGAAAGG AGACGGAGGGATAGAATCAATGAGAAAATGAAGGCCTTGCAAGAGCTTCTTCCTCACTCTACTAAG ACAGATAAAGCATCTATGCTGGATGAGGCTATTGAATACTTGAAGTCACTTCAGATGCAACTGCAG ATGATGTGGATGGGGAGTGGCATGGCATCAATGATGTTCCCTGGTGTCCAACACTACATGTCCAGAATGGGAATGGGGATGGGTCCGCCTTCAGTGCCTTCCATTCACAATGCTATGCATTTTGCTAGGCTTCCTTTGGTTGATCCAGCAATCGCTTTGACACAAGCTGCGTCCAACAATCAAGCTGCAATGTGCCAGAATTCAATGTTGAATCAAGTTGACTATCAGCGCCATTTGCAGAATTCCAACTTTCCAGAGCAATATGCTAGTTACATGGGGTTCCATCCACTTCAAGGCGCTTCTCAG CCTATAAACATTTTTGGCTTAGGTTCACATACAGCACAGCAAAGTCAGCAGCTACCGCATCCAACTAATAGTAATGCACCCACCACTTGA